In the genome of Maniola jurtina chromosome 3, ilManJurt1.1, whole genome shotgun sequence, one region contains:
- the LOC123880661 gene encoding uncharacterized protein LOC123880661 has translation MLGSTGSGFTVPFGGDKESGVYTAGPSGDGSNSCDGSIGDNATVSAELAKEPDLLPTSIINNDIEVVVCSGDGGSIITDCPGLQNVTPNKPQRLTLATPRTVRKKRRPDDSKTAKNNAIAEYFAVKKQCLDAKLNNILLENENYKLKNAQLQLGIQKLELEIEKLKK, from the exons ATGCTCGGAAGCACGGGCAGTGGGTTCACTGTCCCATTTGGGGGTGACAAAGAATCAGGGGTGTATACTGCTGGCCCGAGTGGTGATGGCAGCAACAGTTGTGATGGCAGTATTGGTGACAACGCAACAGTATCAGCGGAACTTGCCAAGGAACCTGATCTGTTGCCAACATCAATTATTAACAATGATATTGAGGTTGTGGTCTGCAGTGGTGATGGTGGTAGTATTATCACTGATTGCCCAGGGTTACAAAATGTAACACCAAATAAGCCACAAAGACTTACACTCGCTACACCTAGGACAG TGAGAAAGAAACGAAGACCTGACGACAGCAAGACTGCCAAGAATAATGCAATAGCCGAATATTTTGCAGTCAAAAAGCAGTGCTTGGATgcaaaattaaataacattttattagaaaatgaaaattataagCTAAAAAATGCCCAGCTCCAGTTGGGAATCCAAAAACTAGAGttagaaatagaaaaattaaagaaatag
- the LOC123880575 gene encoding putative nuclease HARBI1 gives MAMLLFSDSDDSDMELLALLSDSDTETDSESEGRQRASVRRIKRVNYMQSLDDAEFTFRFRLPKSAVNTLLTQLMPLVRVTSTRNHGVAPLHQLLLTLRFYALGTMLISVADFVGVSASTAGRIVRDISIAIASLYDEYVVVHQQSAEKFYRIARFPRVLAAIDCTHIRIQSPCHVIGEEFRNRKGYFSLNVQAICDADLRFMNVVARWPGSTHDATIFNNSVLRAQCEAGLFGNRWMLGDSAYPNRSYLLTPVLNPVTEAEQRYNEAHIKTRNTIERTFGVWKRRFPVVALTLRLSLPKAQAVIIATSVLHNICRNNNLQELPAEVDLPPEDRIFEDLNSEVTNVQERAVLISNYFQ, from the exons ATGGCAATGTTATTATTTAGCGATAGTGACGATAGTGATATGGAGCTACTAGCTTTGTTATCGGACTCGGATACTGAAACCGACAGCGAGTCTGAAGGCAGACAACGCGCTAGTGTTCGGAGAATTAAAAGAGTGAACTATATGCAAAGTCTGGATGATGCCGAGTTCACCTTCAGGTTTCGGCTACCTAAATCTGCAGTGAATACGCTATTAACACAATTGATGCCATTAGTTCGTGTAACCTCCACAAG gaaTCACGGCGTTGCACCACTGCATCAATTGTTGCTAACTTTAAGGTTTTACGCATTAGGTACTATGTTGATATCTGTGGCCGACTTTGTTGGAGTCTCTGCATCAACAGCAGGCCGAATTGTACGCGATATATCCATAGCAATCGCTAGCTTGTATGATGAATATGTTGTTGTTCACCAACAAAGTGCTGAAAAATTCTACCGTATTGCACGGTTTCCTCGTGTTCTTGCTGCAATTGATTGCACTCATATACGTATCCAGTCACCAT GTCATGTTATTGGAGAAGAATTTAGAAACCGCAAGGGTTACTTTTCCTTGAATGTCCAAGCAATATGTGATGCTGATTTAAGATTCATGAATGTAGTTGCTCGATGGCCAGGTTCAACACATGATGCCACAATTTTCAACAATTCTGTTCTTAGAG CTCAATGTGAAGCAGGTCTGTTTGGTAACCGCTGGATGCTTGGTGACAGTGCTTATCCAAATAGATCTTATTTATTAACACCAGTTTTAAATCCTGTTACTGAAGCGGAACAGCGATACAATGAAGCACACATTAAAACCCGGAATACCATTGAAag AACTTTTGGTGTTTGGAAGCGACGATTTCCTGTTGTGGCACTGACATTGCGCTTATCTTTACCAAAAGCCCAAGCGGTTATAATTGCCACTTCTGTATTACACAATATTTGCAGAAACAATAACTTACAGGAGCTTCCTGCAGAAGTAGATTTACCACCGGAAGATAGAATTTTTGAGGATTTAAATAGTGAAGTTACAAATGTCCAAGAAAGAGCTGTCCttattagtaattattttcaGTAG